A section of the Venturia canescens isolate UGA chromosome 11, ASM1945775v1, whole genome shotgun sequence genome encodes:
- the LOC122418082 gene encoding uncharacterized protein isoform X2 encodes MALVMLPCDLPWWSAIVKQLDRAGSSRTSSDLLDVMQRLHDMCNISLDPEEDNQDPEVFVGLGKFVDEDLNEAEREKLFTKTIPRIADRAKALRATKPPQGLYFSLQQQGDCVEYSYGFASSLLANAFFSTYPKRTMKTHPTLGDFNFTHFFKYLHLNSQKAKLRSILHYFDYLETESALEGRMIVSRQVMTSKEWLTIEDWLESDTPLCPLTIRHGGRIDGIDSEAKYLHVCFSSSRFGGGVLEDKLTQETVHIATHPEILAAILSVEALEDNEVLIVEGARRVSRINDPKHKAIYESISEPIPMTVCYMDPEDYSKVPLTQFEEDNVLREMNKSLLGFRQRRPPSSPIDSDHDGGPGTRRLSPIGESFGSTSPEIETEEKAETVVKENGADRETLKEEGSESDSPPNEIRRRRPNGRCSIRSRSPSKMGMGAAGGGGRNATSNASRRSRFIVLGSSGEILPVTRKSLGQMSVYSSCNSQSTESFHSAKETMEEEEEEEKEEHQQRQPATTADEEEEKLTIRYGRQLDTPERRGTFAQRLKEALHRESTATGSRSSVNSSGESSYAVGISVTGSHVGDEDIKVKRGGSRGFVLRDETVEKDFFMDEPPETESKWLSRGKLGENGTRPEAVAGIQRRDTNASSKYSFSTEYSSEVYEQLSKWLQDPLASEENREMDARDRAVVQFAGSLLRRALSESFAGVPVQEGEPLPITTGPNDLLHRKHKLALAVRSLSLELARQRNKRQQSLPGESSPQGGGGPMPVVTGNWGCGSRLKGDPQLKLVIQWLAASLAGVPRLIYHTFGNVDLSKLDTVSRVLTDRRWSVGDLTAVTLRFAVRTIEERVKDRKSLFEELIGIDKPSP; translated from the exons ATGGCTCTGGTAATGTTACCGTGCGATTTGCCCTGGTGGTCGGCAATAGTCAAACAGCTGGATCGGGCCGGTTCTTCGAGAACCTCGAGCGACCTTCTCGATGTCATGCAAAGGCTTCACGACATGTGCAA CATAAGCCTCGATCCGGAGGAAGACAATCAGGATCCAGAAGTATTCGTCGGGCTTGGAAAATTTGTGGATGAAGATTTGAACGAAGCCGAGAGGGAGAAATTATTTACGAAAACAATACCCCGAATAGCGGATAGAGCTAAAGCGTTGAGAGCAACGAAACCACCCCAAGGATTATACTTTAGTTTGCAGCAACAAG GCGACTGCGTCGAGTATAGCTACGGATTCGCATCGTCGTTACTGGCAAACGCCTTTTTTTCTACTTATCCAAAACGGACTATGAAAACGCATCCTACCCTAGGAGATTTTAATTTTACACATTTCTTCAAGTACCTACATCT AAATAGTCAAAAGGCTAAATTACGCAGTATTTTGCACTACTTCGATTATCTCGAAACCGAATCTGCCCTCGAGGGACGTATGATTGTTTCGCGACAG GTAATGACCTCGAAAGAATGGCTAACGATCGAGGATTGGCTGGAGAGCGATACACCGTTGTGTCCGTTGACGATTCGTCATGGTGGTCGAATCGACGGAATCGATTCGGAGGCAAAATATTTGCACGTGTGTTTCTCTAGTTCACGATTTGGTGGCGGTGTTCTCGAGGACAAGCTTACACAAGAAACCGTACAT ATAGCGACTCATCCGGAAATACTTGCCGCGATATTGTCGGTCGAGGCTTTGGAGGACAACGAAGTATTAATAGTAGAGGGAGCTCGACGCGTTTCGAGAATAAACGATCCGAAGCACAAAGCTATTTATGAAAGCATATCAGAGCCAATTCCA atgacgGTATGCTACATGGATCCTGAGGATTATTCAAAAGTGCCGTTAACGCAATTCGAAGAGGACAACGTGTTACGCGAAATGAACAAATCGCTTTTGGGCTTTCGTCAAAGGCGACCGCCCTCGAGTCCTATCGACTCGGATCACGATGGTGGACCGGGCACACGAAGATTGTCCCCTATCGGGGAAAGCTTCGGAAGTACCTCACCGGAAATAGAAACCGAAGAGAAAGCCGAAACGGTGGTGAAAGAAAATGGTGCCGATCGAG AAACGTTGAAAGAGGAAGGATCGGAGAGCGATTCTCCCCCGAATGAAATACGAAGGAGACGGCCTAACGGACGTTGTTCGATAAGATCGCGGAGTCCATCAAAAATGGGAATGGGGGCGGCGGGGGGAGGAGGGAGAAACGCGACGAGTAACGCGAGTCGACGGAGTAGGTTTATAGTATTGGGCTCGAGCGGAGAAATTTTGCCGGTAACGAGAAAATCACTTGGACAAATGTCGGTATACAGCAGCTGTAACAGCCAGAGTACCGAGAGTTTTCATAGCGCCAAAGAAACgatggaggaggaggaggaggaggagaaggaggaacaCCAGCAACGACAACCGGCAACAACAG CAgacgaagaggaagaaaaattaacgATAAGGTATGGTAGACAATTGGACACACCCGAAAGACGAGGTACTTTTGCTCAACGACTCAAAGAAGCTTTGCATCGCGAGAGCACCGCAACAGGATCGCGTTCCTCCGTAAATTCTTCCGGGGAAAGTAGCTACGCCGTTGGAATAAGCGTAACCGGAAGTCACGTCGGAGATGAGGATATAAA AGTGAAGAGAGGGGGTTCTCGAGGTTTCGTATTGAGAGACGAGACCGTtgagaaagattttttcatggatgaaCCACCGGAAACCGAAAGCAAATGGCTCAGCAGAGGCAAACTCGGAGAAAATGGAACGCGCCCGGAAGCGGTAGCCGGAATCCAAAGGAGAGATACGAATGCGAGCAGTAAATACAGTTTCAGCACCGAATACAGTTCAG AGGTGTACGAGCAACTTTCAAAATGGCTCCAAGATCCTCTAGCTTCGGAGGAGAACCGGGAAATGGATGCGCGTGATAGAGCCGTTGTACAGTTCGCCGGATCTCTTTTGAGACGAGCTCTGAGCGAATCGTTCGCCGGGGTTCCGGTACAAGAGGGAGAACCTTTACCCATCACAACCGGACCCAACGATCTGCTTCACCGGAAGCACAAGCTAGCCCTGGCCGTTCGAAGTTTGAGCTTGGAATTGGCGAGGCAGCGAAACAAGCGCCAACAATCG TTACCGGGAGAGAGTAGTCCTCAAGGAGGAGGTGGCCCGATGCCCGTCGTCACCGGAAATTGGGGATGCGGTTCGCGATTAAAAGGGGATCCTCAATTGAAATTGGTCATTCAATGGCTTGCCGCTTCTTTGGCTGGCGTACCACGACTCATTTACCATACTTTCGGTAACGTCGACTTGTCCAAG TTGGACACGGTGAGTCGGGTGTTGACAGATCGTAGATGGTCGGTTGGCGATCTGACAGCGGTAACATTGAGATTCGCGGTTCGCACGATCGAGGAAAGGGTCAAGGATCGGAAAAGCCTTTTCGAGGAATTAATCGGTATAGACAAGCCGAGTCCTTAG
- the LOC122418082 gene encoding uncharacterized protein isoform X1 yields the protein MALVMLPCDLPWWSAIVKQLDRAGSSRTSSDLLDVMQRLHDMCNISLDPEEDNQDPEVFVGLGKFVDEDLNEAEREKLFTKTIPRIADRAKALRATKPPQGLYFSLQQQGDCVEYSYGFASSLLANAFFSTYPKRTMKTHPTLGDFNFTHFFKYLHLNSQKAKLRSILHYFDYLETESALEGRMIVSRQVMTSKEWLTIEDWLESDTPLCPLTIRHGGRIDGIDSEAKYLHVCFSSSRFGGGVLEDKLTQETVHIATHPEILAAILSVEALEDNEVLIVEGARRVSRINDPKHKAIYESISEPIPMTVCYMDPEDYSKVPLTQFEEDNVLREMNKSLLGFRQRRPPSSPIDSDHDGGPGTRRLSPIGESFGSTSPEIETEEKAETVVKENGADRETLKEEGSESDSPPNEIRRRRPNGRCSIRSRSPSKMGMGAAGGGGRNATSNASRRSRFIVLGSSGEILPVTRKSLGQMSVYSSCNSQSTESFHSAKETMEEEEEEEKEEHQQRQPATTADEEEEKLTIRYGRQLDTPERRGTFAQRLKEALHRESTATGSRSSVNSSGESSYAVGISVTGSHVGDEDIKVKRGGSRGFVLRDETVEKDFFMDEPPETESKWLSRGKLGENGTRPEAVAGIQRRDTNASSKYSFSTEYSSDFCSELEEVYEQLSKWLQDPLASEENREMDARDRAVVQFAGSLLRRALSESFAGVPVQEGEPLPITTGPNDLLHRKHKLALAVRSLSLELARQRNKRQQSLPGESSPQGGGGPMPVVTGNWGCGSRLKGDPQLKLVIQWLAASLAGVPRLIYHTFGNVDLSKLDTVSRVLTDRRWSVGDLTAVTLRFAVRTIEERVKDRKSLFEELIGIDKPSP from the exons ATGGCTCTGGTAATGTTACCGTGCGATTTGCCCTGGTGGTCGGCAATAGTCAAACAGCTGGATCGGGCCGGTTCTTCGAGAACCTCGAGCGACCTTCTCGATGTCATGCAAAGGCTTCACGACATGTGCAA CATAAGCCTCGATCCGGAGGAAGACAATCAGGATCCAGAAGTATTCGTCGGGCTTGGAAAATTTGTGGATGAAGATTTGAACGAAGCCGAGAGGGAGAAATTATTTACGAAAACAATACCCCGAATAGCGGATAGAGCTAAAGCGTTGAGAGCAACGAAACCACCCCAAGGATTATACTTTAGTTTGCAGCAACAAG GCGACTGCGTCGAGTATAGCTACGGATTCGCATCGTCGTTACTGGCAAACGCCTTTTTTTCTACTTATCCAAAACGGACTATGAAAACGCATCCTACCCTAGGAGATTTTAATTTTACACATTTCTTCAAGTACCTACATCT AAATAGTCAAAAGGCTAAATTACGCAGTATTTTGCACTACTTCGATTATCTCGAAACCGAATCTGCCCTCGAGGGACGTATGATTGTTTCGCGACAG GTAATGACCTCGAAAGAATGGCTAACGATCGAGGATTGGCTGGAGAGCGATACACCGTTGTGTCCGTTGACGATTCGTCATGGTGGTCGAATCGACGGAATCGATTCGGAGGCAAAATATTTGCACGTGTGTTTCTCTAGTTCACGATTTGGTGGCGGTGTTCTCGAGGACAAGCTTACACAAGAAACCGTACAT ATAGCGACTCATCCGGAAATACTTGCCGCGATATTGTCGGTCGAGGCTTTGGAGGACAACGAAGTATTAATAGTAGAGGGAGCTCGACGCGTTTCGAGAATAAACGATCCGAAGCACAAAGCTATTTATGAAAGCATATCAGAGCCAATTCCA atgacgGTATGCTACATGGATCCTGAGGATTATTCAAAAGTGCCGTTAACGCAATTCGAAGAGGACAACGTGTTACGCGAAATGAACAAATCGCTTTTGGGCTTTCGTCAAAGGCGACCGCCCTCGAGTCCTATCGACTCGGATCACGATGGTGGACCGGGCACACGAAGATTGTCCCCTATCGGGGAAAGCTTCGGAAGTACCTCACCGGAAATAGAAACCGAAGAGAAAGCCGAAACGGTGGTGAAAGAAAATGGTGCCGATCGAG AAACGTTGAAAGAGGAAGGATCGGAGAGCGATTCTCCCCCGAATGAAATACGAAGGAGACGGCCTAACGGACGTTGTTCGATAAGATCGCGGAGTCCATCAAAAATGGGAATGGGGGCGGCGGGGGGAGGAGGGAGAAACGCGACGAGTAACGCGAGTCGACGGAGTAGGTTTATAGTATTGGGCTCGAGCGGAGAAATTTTGCCGGTAACGAGAAAATCACTTGGACAAATGTCGGTATACAGCAGCTGTAACAGCCAGAGTACCGAGAGTTTTCATAGCGCCAAAGAAACgatggaggaggaggaggaggaggagaaggaggaacaCCAGCAACGACAACCGGCAACAACAG CAgacgaagaggaagaaaaattaacgATAAGGTATGGTAGACAATTGGACACACCCGAAAGACGAGGTACTTTTGCTCAACGACTCAAAGAAGCTTTGCATCGCGAGAGCACCGCAACAGGATCGCGTTCCTCCGTAAATTCTTCCGGGGAAAGTAGCTACGCCGTTGGAATAAGCGTAACCGGAAGTCACGTCGGAGATGAGGATATAAA AGTGAAGAGAGGGGGTTCTCGAGGTTTCGTATTGAGAGACGAGACCGTtgagaaagattttttcatggatgaaCCACCGGAAACCGAAAGCAAATGGCTCAGCAGAGGCAAACTCGGAGAAAATGGAACGCGCCCGGAAGCGGTAGCCGGAATCCAAAGGAGAGATACGAATGCGAGCAGTAAATACAGTTTCAGCACCGAATACAGTTCAG ATTTTTGTTCCGAACTGGAAGAGGTGTACGAGCAACTTTCAAAATGGCTCCAAGATCCTCTAGCTTCGGAGGAGAACCGGGAAATGGATGCGCGTGATAGAGCCGTTGTACAGTTCGCCGGATCTCTTTTGAGACGAGCTCTGAGCGAATCGTTCGCCGGGGTTCCGGTACAAGAGGGAGAACCTTTACCCATCACAACCGGACCCAACGATCTGCTTCACCGGAAGCACAAGCTAGCCCTGGCCGTTCGAAGTTTGAGCTTGGAATTGGCGAGGCAGCGAAACAAGCGCCAACAATCG TTACCGGGAGAGAGTAGTCCTCAAGGAGGAGGTGGCCCGATGCCCGTCGTCACCGGAAATTGGGGATGCGGTTCGCGATTAAAAGGGGATCCTCAATTGAAATTGGTCATTCAATGGCTTGCCGCTTCTTTGGCTGGCGTACCACGACTCATTTACCATACTTTCGGTAACGTCGACTTGTCCAAG TTGGACACGGTGAGTCGGGTGTTGACAGATCGTAGATGGTCGGTTGGCGATCTGACAGCGGTAACATTGAGATTCGCGGTTCGCACGATCGAGGAAAGGGTCAAGGATCGGAAAAGCCTTTTCGAGGAATTAATCGGTATAGACAAGCCGAGTCCTTAG